In one window of Qipengyuania profundimaris DNA:
- a CDS encoding glycine-rich domain-containing protein → MSAVSTDLWQRLAAHEIGPSGASLSFAQRLARENRWSAAFANRVIREYKRFCYLAKTAGHEVTPSDAVDQAWHLHLTYSRDYWETFCPKVLGAELHHGPTAGGERERTRYYDQYAATLKSYEEAFGEPPPGDIWPDAQRRFMVDPRAIRVNPHDALILPRRWIAPVGIVCLIALACVVLWMGANR, encoded by the coding sequence ATGTCCGCCGTCTCCACAGACCTCTGGCAACGCCTTGCCGCCCATGAGATCGGCCCTTCGGGTGCATCGCTGAGTTTCGCGCAGCGGCTGGCCCGCGAAAACCGCTGGAGCGCGGCATTTGCCAACCGGGTTATTCGTGAATACAAGCGCTTCTGCTACCTTGCGAAGACCGCCGGGCACGAGGTTACGCCGTCGGACGCGGTCGACCAGGCCTGGCATCTCCACCTGACCTACAGTCGCGATTACTGGGAGACCTTTTGCCCGAAAGTCCTCGGCGCGGAACTACATCACGGGCCGACGGCGGGCGGGGAGCGGGAGCGCACGCGCTATTACGATCAGTATGCGGCAACGCTGAAAAGCTATGAAGAGGCATTTGGCGAGCCGCCTCCGGGCGATATCTGGCCCGATGCGCAGCGCCGCTTCATGGTGGATCCGCGGGCCATCCGGGTCAACCCGCACGACGCGCTGATCCTGCCGCGCAGGTGGATTGCGCCTGTCGGCATCGTGTGCCTAATTGCGCTGGCTTGCGTGGTTCTCTGGATGGGAGCGAACCGATGA
- a CDS encoding DUF5818 domain-containing protein codes for MTTTSRLQSTLAIAASLSLAACTGAGEPDPGSPPEISDETGNPAAGTRPSGQPALVTKQGRIGDGVECATLTTPDGELWSFTMGDTDFAAGDYVSITGEIADASFCQQGQGTLIVQDITKAEPPARDRDPARAGGIALTTEYLIGEWVAKGVDADCARPDFAIRRSPGALVLEAEIDGHDNDAAIVLGNYPRLDLDEPRQDLPMEARGPDGVAILRPATDAAYDPLTIGSATIAGDGVVFIRCSG; via the coding sequence ATGACGACGACATCTCGATTGCAGAGCACCCTCGCCATCGCAGCGTCCCTTTCCCTCGCAGCCTGCACCGGCGCGGGAGAACCGGATCCGGGGTCTCCTCCTGAAATTAGCGACGAAACCGGCAATCCGGCCGCTGGAACCCGGCCGTCCGGCCAGCCGGCGCTCGTCACCAAACAGGGCCGCATCGGTGACGGGGTCGAATGCGCAACTTTGACCACTCCCGACGGCGAACTCTGGTCGTTCACGATGGGCGACACCGATTTCGCAGCTGGAGACTATGTGTCCATCACGGGCGAAATTGCCGATGCCAGCTTCTGCCAGCAAGGTCAGGGGACGCTCATCGTGCAGGACATAACCAAGGCCGAGCCTCCCGCACGCGACCGCGATCCGGCGAGGGCCGGCGGCATTGCGCTGACCACCGAGTATCTTATCGGAGAGTGGGTCGCCAAGGGCGTCGACGCGGATTGCGCCAGGCCGGATTTCGCCATCCGTCGAAGCCCGGGCGCGCTGGTCCTCGAGGCCGAGATTGACGGGCACGACAACGATGCGGCCATCGTTCTCGGTAACTACCCCCGGCTCGATCTGGACGAGCCGCGGCAGGACCTGCCGATGGAAGCGCGCGGACCTGACGGTGTCGCTATCTTGCGCCCGGCGACCGACGCGGCCTACGATCCCCTCACGATCGGCTCCGCTACGATCGCAGGCGACGGCGTGGTTTTCATCAGGTGCAGCGGATAG
- the rimM gene encoding ribosome maturation factor RimM (Essential for efficient processing of 16S rRNA) — translation MPDKPLTLAAVTGAHGVAGEVRLKLLGEGLDALKAHKSFNDGALTLSKVRSDNKGGAIARFAEVRDRTAAEALRGTALRVPREALPELDEGEFYFSDLLDLTVVTETGEAVGTVCSVENFGATDIVEIEKPDGKKFMVPLTTQAVPGWDHSTLTINPDFMD, via the coding sequence ATGCCGGACAAGCCCCTCACGCTCGCCGCAGTCACCGGCGCGCATGGCGTGGCGGGCGAAGTCCGCCTGAAGCTGCTGGGCGAGGGGCTCGATGCACTCAAAGCGCACAAGAGCTTCAACGACGGCGCCCTGACGCTGTCGAAGGTCCGCTCCGACAACAAGGGCGGTGCCATCGCGCGATTTGCCGAGGTCCGGGACCGGACCGCGGCAGAAGCGTTGCGGGGCACCGCCCTTCGCGTGCCGCGCGAAGCGCTGCCGGAGCTGGACGAGGGCGAGTTCTACTTCTCCGACCTTCTAGACCTGACAGTCGTTACAGAAACGGGCGAAGCGGTCGGCACCGTCTGCTCAGTCGAGAATTTCGGCGCGACGGACATCGTCGAGATAGAGAAGCCCGACGGCAAGAAGTTCATGGTACCGCTGACCACGCAAGCGGTGCCCGGCTGGGATCATAGTACGCTGACGATCAATCCGGACTTCATGGATTAG
- the rpsP gene encoding 30S ribosomal protein S16, whose amino-acid sequence MAVAIRLSRGGAKKRPYYRIVVADSRAARDGKYLEQIGTYNPMLPKDSEERVKLNEDRARHWLSVGATPSDRVHRFLDAAGILERAPKNNPKKGEPGEAAKERAEEKAAKEAEAAEAAKAAEEEAKAPAEEEAAADEGAAEDGAAAEAAETADEAEEKAE is encoded by the coding sequence ATGGCAGTTGCAATCCGTCTTTCCCGCGGCGGCGCGAAGAAGCGCCCCTACTACCGCATCGTCGTTGCCGACTCGCGTGCTGCGCGTGATGGCAAGTATCTCGAACAGATCGGCACCTACAACCCGATGCTGCCGAAGGATTCGGAAGAGCGCGTGAAGCTCAACGAAGACCGCGCCCGTCACTGGCTGAGCGTCGGCGCCACGCCGAGCGACCGCGTCCATCGCTTCCTCGACGCCGCCGGCATCCTCGAGCGTGCGCCGAAGAACAACCCGAAGAAGGGCGAACCGGGCGAAGCCGCGAAGGAACGCGCCGAGGAAAAGGCCGCCAAGGAAGCCGAAGCCGCTGAGGCAGCCAAGGCTGCCGAGGAAGAAGCCAAGGCTCCGGCTGAAGAAGAGGCTGCTGCCGACGAAGGCGCTGCCGAAGACGGTGCCGCTGCAGAAGCTGCGGAAACCGCCGACGAAGCCGAAGAAAAGGCCGAGTAA
- the ffh gene encoding signal recognition particle protein encodes MFDSLSDRLGNVFDRLKGRGALSEGDVREAMREIRIALLEADVALPVVRRFIDAVTEKAIGSDVLKSVTPGQQVVKIVDDELTAMLGGGEDADPKDRELNFAAKPPVVIMMVGLQGSGKTTTTAKLGKLIREKHGKKALMASLDVNRPAAQEQLKVLGEQVDVATLPIVEGQQPVDIARRAMDSAKLQSADVLLLDTAGRLHVDEALMAEMKAIAGVSAPTEVLLVVDSLTGQDAVNVAQSFTGEVPLTGVVLTRMDGDARGGAALSMRYVTGKPIKFAGTGEKLDAIEAFDPKRVAGRILGMGDVVSLVEKAAATIKQDEAEALAKKMAKGQFDLDDLRMQLKQMQNMGGLGMLAGMMPGMKKAKAAMAASNMDDRVLLHMDAIIGSMTPKERKNPALLNAKRKKRVAAGSGTQVQEVNKVLKMHQEMSRAMKQIKKMGGLKGLGALFGGGGMGAAMPGLGGPGGAAGGLPGMGGGKGPGVDPTTLPPELRDLLDKK; translated from the coding sequence ATGTTCGACAGTCTGTCCGACCGCCTCGGCAATGTTTTCGACCGCCTGAAAGGGCGCGGCGCGCTGAGCGAAGGCGACGTGCGCGAGGCGATGCGCGAAATCCGCATCGCGCTGCTCGAAGCCGACGTCGCGCTGCCGGTCGTCCGCCGCTTCATCGATGCGGTTACCGAAAAGGCGATCGGTTCGGACGTGCTCAAGTCGGTCACGCCCGGCCAGCAGGTCGTCAAGATCGTCGACGACGAGCTTACCGCGATGCTCGGCGGCGGCGAGGATGCCGATCCGAAGGATCGCGAGCTGAACTTCGCCGCCAAGCCACCGGTCGTCATCATGATGGTCGGCTTGCAAGGCTCCGGTAAGACCACGACGACGGCCAAGCTCGGCAAGCTGATCCGCGAAAAGCACGGCAAGAAAGCGCTGATGGCGTCGCTCGACGTCAATCGCCCGGCGGCGCAGGAACAGCTCAAGGTGCTGGGCGAGCAGGTCGATGTGGCGACACTGCCGATCGTCGAAGGCCAGCAGCCGGTCGACATCGCTCGCCGCGCGATGGACAGCGCCAAGCTGCAGAGCGCCGACGTGCTGCTCCTCGACACCGCGGGCCGCCTGCATGTCGACGAAGCGCTGATGGCCGAAATGAAGGCGATCGCCGGCGTCTCCGCGCCGACCGAAGTGCTGCTGGTGGTCGACAGCCTGACCGGCCAGGACGCGGTCAATGTCGCGCAGAGTTTCACCGGCGAAGTGCCGCTGACCGGCGTGGTGCTGACCCGCATGGACGGCGATGCGCGCGGCGGGGCGGCGCTTTCCATGCGCTATGTAACCGGCAAGCCGATCAAGTTTGCCGGGACGGGCGAGAAGCTCGACGCGATCGAGGCTTTCGATCCCAAGCGCGTCGCGGGCCGCATCCTCGGCATGGGCGATGTCGTGTCGCTGGTCGAAAAGGCCGCCGCGACGATCAAGCAGGATGAAGCCGAAGCGCTCGCCAAGAAGATGGCGAAGGGTCAGTTCGACCTCGACGACCTGCGCATGCAGCTGAAGCAGATGCAGAACATGGGCGGCCTCGGCATGCTGGCGGGCATGATGCCCGGCATGAAGAAGGCCAAGGCGGCGATGGCAGCCTCGAACATGGACGACCGCGTGCTGCTGCATATGGATGCGATCATCGGTTCGATGACGCCCAAGGAGCGCAAGAACCCCGCACTTCTGAACGCCAAGCGCAAGAAACGTGTGGCGGCAGGGTCCGGCACGCAGGTGCAGGAGGTCAACAAGGTGCTGAAAATGCACCAGGAAATGTCCCGCGCCATGAAGCAGATCAAGAAGATGGGCGGTCTCAAGGGCCTCGGCGCACTGTTCGGCGGCGGGGGCATGGGTGCTGCGATGCCGGGTCTTGGCGGCCCGGGTGGCGCGGCAGGTGGCCTTCCCGGAATGGGCGGCGGCAAGGGGCCGGGAGTCGATCCCACCACGCTCCCTCCCGAACTCCGCGATCTCCTCGACAAGAAATAG
- a CDS encoding TIGR02300 family protein: protein MVKPEWGTKRTCPNCGTRFYDLNKDDPVTCIECGEEWTPEPVLKSKQPILAEEEKKDKKGEADSDLGGDDDDDDLDIDIDEDDDSPDNEVDLGGDDDLGVETKSKGDDDDADES, encoded by the coding sequence ATGGTCAAACCTGAATGGGGCACCAAGCGGACCTGCCCGAATTGCGGTACCCGCTTCTACGATCTGAACAAGGACGATCCCGTCACGTGCATCGAATGCGGTGAAGAGTGGACGCCCGAGCCCGTGCTCAAGTCCAAGCAGCCGATCCTCGCCGAGGAAGAGAAGAAGGACAAGAAGGGCGAGGCCGACAGCGATCTGGGCGGCGACGATGACGATGACGATCTGGACATCGACATCGACGAGGACGACGATTCGCCCGACAACGAAGTCGACCTCGGCGGCGACGACGATCTCGGCGTCGAAACGAAGTCCAAGGGCGACGACGACGACGCCGACGAAAGCTGA
- the aroA gene encoding 3-phosphoshikimate 1-carboxyvinyltransferase: MPSGPLTGRIRVPGDKSISHRALMFGALAVGRSRISGLLEGEDVLATAAALRAMGAVIERDGEDWVVDGVGVGTLLQPEQALDMGNSGTSTRLLMGLVASHGVTAAFTGDGSLSKRPMGRVIDPLSLMGASFTPSPGGTLPLMMEGIQPAVPIEYRLPVASAQVKSAVLLAGLNTPGTTTVIEPVPTRDHTERMLRGFGVDVQVEDVDGERRISVTGPVDMTPCDIVVPGDPSSAAFFAVAASIVPGSDLVIENVGLNPTRNGIFRVLEQMGASIDYLDEREVGGEPVADLRVRHARLKGVEVDPAIAPSMIDEFPVLFVAAALAEGTTVTSGLEELRVKESDRLSAMAAALANAGADLEERGDGLLIKGSGGEPLPDGGPVTTHLDHRIAMSMAVAGLFSATGVEIDSTEPIATSFPNFMDLLAESAA; this comes from the coding sequence ATGCCCTCGGGCCCGCTGACCGGCCGCATCCGCGTGCCGGGCGACAAATCGATCAGCCACCGCGCGCTGATGTTCGGCGCACTGGCCGTCGGGCGCAGCCGCATCTCCGGCCTGCTGGAGGGCGAAGACGTGCTCGCCACCGCCGCCGCGCTACGCGCGATGGGCGCTGTAATCGAGCGTGATGGCGAGGACTGGGTCGTCGACGGCGTCGGCGTCGGCACGCTGCTCCAGCCCGAACAGGCGCTGGACATGGGCAACTCGGGCACCTCGACGCGGCTGCTGATGGGCCTCGTGGCGAGCCACGGGGTTACCGCAGCCTTCACCGGCGACGGCAGCCTCTCGAAGCGCCCTATGGGCCGGGTTATCGACCCGCTCTCGCTGATGGGCGCGAGCTTCACGCCCTCGCCCGGCGGTACGTTGCCGCTGATGATGGAGGGCATTCAGCCCGCCGTCCCGATCGAGTATCGCCTGCCGGTCGCCAGCGCGCAGGTGAAAAGTGCGGTGCTGCTGGCGGGTCTCAACACGCCCGGTACGACCACAGTGATCGAACCGGTCCCGACGCGCGACCATACCGAGCGCATGCTGCGCGGCTTCGGGGTCGATGTGCAGGTGGAGGATGTGGACGGCGAGAGGCGCATCTCGGTAACCGGTCCCGTCGACATGACGCCCTGCGACATCGTCGTCCCGGGCGATCCGTCATCCGCCGCGTTCTTCGCAGTTGCCGCCAGCATCGTTCCGGGCAGCGACCTCGTCATCGAGAACGTGGGCCTCAACCCGACCCGCAACGGCATCTTCCGCGTGTTGGAGCAGATGGGCGCGAGTATCGACTATCTCGACGAACGCGAAGTCGGCGGCGAACCGGTCGCGGACCTGCGGGTGCGCCATGCGAGGCTGAAAGGTGTCGAGGTCGACCCGGCCATCGCCCCGAGCATGATCGACGAATTTCCGGTACTGTTCGTTGCCGCCGCGCTGGCGGAAGGCACGACCGTCACGAGCGGCCTCGAAGAATTACGCGTCAAGGAAAGCGATCGGCTCTCCGCAATGGCGGCGGCCCTGGCAAACGCCGGCGCGGATCTGGAGGAGCGTGGAGACGGCCTGCTGATCAAGGGGAGCGGCGGCGAGCCTCTTCCCGACGGCGGCCCCGTGACCACTCATCTCGATCATCGTATCGCCATGAGCATGGCAGTCGCTGGCCTCTTCAGCGCAACTGGCGTCGAAATCGACAGCACCGAACCGATTGCGACCAGCTTCCCGAACTTCATGGACCTGCTCGCGGAGTCTGCAGCGTGA
- a CDS encoding CBU_0592 family membrane protein — MIDLDIYSLIGFLGTACIIGAYAYLTLKDAPNAFVLHGTNLAGAGLLTISLLVHTNWPSLVLEGFWAAIALVGITKAARTGRKGQEREA, encoded by the coding sequence GTGATCGACCTCGACATCTACTCCCTCATCGGCTTCCTCGGCACCGCGTGCATCATCGGCGCCTACGCCTATCTCACGCTGAAGGACGCGCCGAACGCCTTCGTCCTGCACGGCACCAACCTTGCCGGGGCAGGCTTGCTCACCATTTCACTGCTGGTGCACACCAACTGGCCGAGCCTGGTGCTCGAAGGCTTCTGGGCCGCCATCGCGCTGGTCGGTATTACCAAGGCCGCCCGCACGGGCCGCAAGGGGCAGGAGCGCGAAGCGTGA
- a CDS encoding (d)CMP kinase — translation MIIAVDGPTASGKGTIAKALAAHFGLPHLDTGLLYRAVGYQCAQDGGEPNSLADALAACAFPDSLLDDPELRSEAVGALASKVSVHPAVRKSLYERQRAFAEQDGGAVLDGRDIGTVIAPEADVKLFVTASVAARAQRRFAEMRSQGRAVTLEDITADIAQRDARDMNRADAPLKPAADALIFDTTNFGKDEAIEAAIEAVTSAAER, via the coding sequence GTGATCATCGCCGTCGACGGCCCGACCGCCTCGGGCAAGGGCACCATCGCCAAGGCGCTCGCCGCGCACTTCGGCCTGCCGCATCTCGACACCGGCCTGCTCTACCGCGCGGTCGGCTACCAATGCGCGCAGGACGGTGGCGAGCCGAACTCGCTGGCCGATGCGCTGGCCGCCTGCGCTTTCCCCGACAGCCTGCTCGACGACCCCGAACTGCGCAGCGAGGCCGTCGGTGCGCTCGCGAGCAAGGTCTCGGTCCACCCCGCCGTTCGCAAATCCCTGTATGAGCGCCAGCGCGCCTTTGCCGAGCAGGACGGCGGCGCGGTGCTCGACGGGCGCGACATCGGCACGGTCATCGCGCCGGAGGCGGACGTAAAGCTGTTCGTCACTGCCAGCGTCGCCGCGCGTGCCCAGCGCCGCTTCGCGGAGATGCGCTCGCAGGGCCGCGCAGTGACGCTGGAAGACATTACCGCCGACATCGCCCAGCGCGACGCGCGCGACATGAACCGCGCCGACGCACCGCTCAAGCCGGCCGCCGATGCGCTGATCTTCGACACGACCAATTTCGGTAAGGACGAAGCGATCGAAGCCGCGATCGAGGCGGTCACGAGCGCGGCGGAGCGATAG
- the rpsA gene encoding 30S ribosomal protein S1, whose protein sequence is MATAANPTRADFEAMLNEQLGGADEGGFEGRVVKGTVTSVENGFALIDVGLKSEGRVDLKEFMRGEGDEAPKTGDEVEVYVDRVENADGEAMLSRDRARREAAWDKLESEFGEGKRVEGRIFGRVKGGFTVDLDGAVAFLPGSQVDIRPVRDVTPLMDMAQPFQILKMDRRRGNIVVSRRAVLEETRAEQRSELIDKLSENEVIDGVVKNITDYGAFVDLGGIDGLLHVTDMSYKRVNHPSEMIEIGQTVTVQIIRINEDTQRISLGMKQLESDPWDGVSAKYPVGMKLTGTVTNITEYGAFVEIEPGIEGLVHVSEMSWTKKNVHPGKIVSTSQEVEVMVLEVDSEKRRISLGLKQAQRNPWEEFADKHPVGSKVEGEVKNATEFGLFIGLDGDVDGMVHMSDIAWGISGEDALALHRKGEQVEAVVLDVDTDKERISLGMKQLEKGAPTEAGASGSLRRGETVTVTVLEVRDGGLEVQVGEDGATGFIKRSDLGRDRDEQRPDRFQVGNKVDAMVTGFDRSKKPNFSIKARQIAEEKEAVAQFGSSDSGASLGDILGEALKKKED, encoded by the coding sequence ATGGCAACTGCAGCCAATCCCACCCGCGCCGATTTCGAAGCGATGCTCAACGAGCAGCTCGGCGGCGCTGACGAAGGCGGTTTCGAAGGCCGTGTCGTCAAGGGCACCGTCACTTCCGTAGAGAACGGTTTCGCCCTCATCGATGTCGGCCTGAAGAGCGAAGGCCGCGTCGACCTCAAGGAATTCATGCGCGGCGAAGGCGACGAAGCGCCCAAGACCGGTGACGAAGTCGAAGTCTATGTCGACCGCGTCGAAAACGCCGACGGCGAAGCCATGCTGTCGCGCGACCGCGCCCGCCGCGAAGCCGCCTGGGACAAGCTGGAAAGCGAGTTCGGCGAAGGCAAGCGTGTCGAAGGCCGCATCTTCGGCCGCGTCAAGGGTGGCTTCACCGTCGACCTCGACGGCGCCGTGGCCTTCCTGCCCGGCAGCCAGGTGGACATCCGCCCCGTGCGCGACGTCACCCCGCTGATGGACATGGCCCAGCCCTTCCAGATACTCAAGATGGACCGCCGTCGCGGTAACATCGTCGTCTCGCGCCGTGCGGTTCTGGAAGAGACCCGCGCCGAACAGCGCAGCGAGCTGATCGACAAGCTGAGCGAGAACGAAGTGATCGACGGCGTGGTGAAGAACATCACCGATTACGGCGCCTTCGTGGACCTCGGCGGTATCGACGGCCTGCTGCATGTCACCGACATGAGCTACAAGCGCGTCAACCACCCCAGCGAAATGATCGAGATCGGCCAGACCGTGACCGTGCAGATCATCCGCATCAACGAAGACACCCAGCGCATCAGCCTCGGCATGAAGCAGCTGGAATCGGATCCGTGGGATGGCGTTTCGGCCAAGTACCCGGTCGGTATGAAGCTGACGGGCACCGTGACCAACATCACCGAATACGGCGCATTCGTCGAAATCGAGCCGGGCATCGAAGGCCTGGTCCACGTCTCGGAAATGAGCTGGACCAAGAAGAACGTCCACCCGGGCAAGATCGTCTCGACCTCGCAGGAAGTCGAAGTCATGGTCCTCGAAGTGGACAGCGAGAAGCGCCGCATTTCGCTCGGCCTCAAGCAGGCCCAGCGCAATCCGTGGGAAGAATTCGCAGACAAGCACCCGGTCGGCTCGAAGGTCGAAGGCGAAGTCAAGAACGCCACCGAATTCGGCCTCTTCATCGGCCTCGACGGCGACGTCGACGGCATGGTCCATATGTCGGACATCGCCTGGGGCATTTCGGGTGAAGACGCCCTCGCCCTGCACCGCAAGGGCGAGCAGGTCGAAGCCGTCGTGCTCGACGTCGACACCGACAAGGAGCGCATCAGCCTCGGCATGAAGCAGCTCGAAAAGGGTGCGCCGACCGAAGCCGGCGCTTCGGGCAGCCTCCGCAGGGGCGAAACCGTCACCGTCACCGTTCTCGAAGTCCGCGATGGCGGCCTCGAGGTGCAGGTCGGCGAAGACGGCGCGACCGGCTTCATCAAGCGCAGCGACCTCGGCCGCGACCGCGACGAGCAGCGTCCCGACCGCTTCCAGGTCGGCAACAAGGTCGACGCTATGGTCACCGGTTTCGACCGCTCGAAGAAGCCCAACTTCTCCATCAAGGCGCGTCAGATCGCCGAAGAGAAGGAAGCGGTTGCCCAGTTCGGTTCGTCGGATTCGGGGGCATCGCTCGGCGACATCCTCGGCGAAGCGCTGAAGAAGAAGGAAGACTAA
- the gloB gene encoding hydroxyacylglutathione hydrolase: MLQVHQFPCLSDNYGFLLHDPDSGETAAIDTPDGEEYLKQAEAKGWRITQIWNTHWHPDHAGGNKGIVEATGATVIAPQEVDKLSPIDRVVGNGDSVSLGEWTARVIDVSGHTNGHIAYHLADADMAFVGDSVFALGCGRMFEGDAEQFWNSLDRIRQLPENTQLYCAHEYTAANAKFALHADPDNAELRLYAAQVEEKRAKDEPTVPTVLSRELETNPFLRADDRAMRDRWGGSSPAETFAALRAAKDSF, from the coding sequence ATGCTGCAAGTTCACCAGTTCCCGTGCCTGTCCGACAATTACGGCTTCCTCCTCCACGATCCCGACAGCGGAGAGACCGCTGCGATCGATACGCCCGATGGCGAGGAGTATCTGAAACAGGCCGAGGCCAAAGGCTGGCGGATTACGCAGATCTGGAACACGCATTGGCATCCGGACCATGCGGGCGGAAACAAGGGCATCGTCGAGGCGACAGGCGCGACGGTTATCGCCCCGCAGGAGGTCGACAAGCTCAGCCCGATCGACCGCGTGGTCGGCAATGGCGACAGCGTCTCGCTGGGCGAATGGACTGCGCGCGTGATCGACGTGTCGGGCCACACGAACGGCCACATCGCCTATCACCTTGCCGATGCCGACATGGCCTTCGTCGGCGACAGCGTGTTCGCGCTGGGATGCGGACGCATGTTCGAAGGCGATGCGGAGCAGTTCTGGAACAGCCTAGACCGGATCAGGCAGCTACCGGAGAACACCCAGCTCTATTGTGCGCACGAATACACCGCAGCGAATGCCAAGTTCGCGCTGCATGCCGATCCCGACAATGCCGAATTGCGGCTCTACGCCGCGCAGGTCGAGGAAAAGCGCGCCAAGGACGAGCCGACCGTGCCGACGGTGCTTTCGCGCGAGCTGGAGACCAACCCTTTCCTGCGCGCCGACGACCGCGCCATGCGCGACCGCTGGGGCGGCAGCAGTCCGGCAGAAACCTTTGCGGCCCTGCGCGCGGCGAAGGACAGTTTCTAA
- a CDS encoding NADPH:quinone oxidoreductase family protein, producing the protein MRALEVSALFDDLSGVALVERERPSPQPGEVLVRVRAASLNYPDLLMTQGKYQFKPELPFVSGLEMAGEIVEAGPDSGFAVGDRVMGGAKTGAFADYVALPAKSLRAVPEGLDFGQAAAMGAAYHTAYVALVELGGLEAGQSVLVHGASGGVGLAACDLAKALGARVIAATHREDKIEPLERIVQPEAVILNTGRFREQVAKLTDGRLCDLVYDPVGGDVFDESTRCVTFGGKLLVIGFVSGRIPEIAVNIPLMKGFSVVGARAGEYARRFPDRAQRIAAEVDRLASAGAITPHIDRTLPLEDWRKAFEAMQRGEIIGKVVLEP; encoded by the coding sequence ATGCGGGCGCTCGAAGTCAGCGCGCTGTTCGACGACCTGTCCGGCGTCGCGCTGGTGGAGCGGGAGCGGCCCTCACCTCAGCCCGGCGAGGTTCTGGTCCGCGTGCGTGCGGCCTCGCTCAACTATCCCGACCTGCTAATGACGCAGGGCAAGTACCAGTTCAAACCAGAGCTTCCGTTCGTGTCCGGCCTCGAAATGGCAGGCGAGATCGTCGAGGCTGGCCCGGACAGCGGGTTCGCGGTCGGCGACCGGGTGATGGGCGGCGCGAAGACGGGCGCCTTCGCCGACTATGTCGCCCTTCCCGCCAAATCGCTGCGAGCCGTGCCCGAGGGGCTGGATTTCGGCCAAGCTGCGGCGATGGGCGCGGCTTATCACACCGCTTATGTCGCGCTGGTTGAATTGGGCGGTCTGGAGGCCGGACAATCGGTCCTGGTTCACGGTGCGAGCGGTGGAGTGGGCCTTGCGGCCTGCGATCTTGCGAAGGCGCTCGGTGCACGGGTGATTGCTGCAACCCACCGCGAGGACAAGATCGAACCGCTCGAGCGCATTGTGCAGCCCGAGGCTGTGATCCTCAACACCGGCCGGTTCCGCGAACAGGTCGCCAAATTGACCGACGGGCGGCTGTGCGACCTCGTTTACGATCCCGTCGGCGGCGATGTGTTCGACGAGAGCACGCGATGCGTCACCTTCGGCGGCAAGCTGCTTGTGATCGGCTTCGTATCAGGTCGCATTCCCGAAATCGCGGTCAACATTCCGCTGATGAAGGGCTTCTCCGTCGTCGGAGCCCGCGCCGGGGAATACGCGCGACGCTTCCCCGACCGCGCCCAGCGCATTGCCGCGGAGGTCGACCGGCTCGCCAGCGCCGGCGCAATCACCCCGCATATCGACCGGACCCTGCCCTTGGAGGATTGGCGCAAGGCATTCGAGGCCATGCAGCGAGGCGAGATCATCGGGAAAGTCGTGCTCGAACCCTGA
- a CDS encoding ATPase, with protein sequence MPQIAQLAETWSSQVFWLLIFFGITFFVIGRGMVPKVMDTVAQRDSQISGDLAAAKAARDAADAEEEAWRVKENENRAAAQAIVAKAKDEAAAKSESRLKAAQTRLDKKLADAETRIAEARTAALTEVESVAVEAAQDIVATLAGVKVTKPTAAKAVKEAMTHG encoded by the coding sequence ATGCCACAGATAGCACAGCTTGCCGAAACATGGTCCAGCCAGGTCTTCTGGCTGCTGATCTTCTTCGGCATTACCTTCTTCGTCATCGGCCGGGGCATGGTGCCCAAGGTGATGGACACGGTTGCCCAGCGCGACTCGCAGATCTCGGGCGACCTGGCTGCTGCCAAGGCCGCGCGCGACGCGGCCGACGCCGAGGAAGAAGCCTGGCGGGTCAAGGAAAACGAAAACCGTGCTGCGGCGCAGGCGATCGTTGCCAAAGCCAAGGACGAGGCGGCCGCCAAGTCCGAAAGTCGGCTGAAAGCTGCGCAGACCCGGCTCGACAAGAAGCTGGCCGATGCCGAAACCCGCATCGCCGAAGCGCGCACTGCCGCGCTGACGGAAGTGGAATCGGTTGCGGTCGAAGCGGCGCAGGACATCGTCGCCACCCTTGCGGGCGTGAAGGTAACCAAGCCGACCGCTGCCAAGGCCGTGAAGGAGGCCATGACCCATGGCTAA
- a CDS encoding F0F1 ATP synthase subunit C has translation MEFEAAKMVGAGLAAIGAGMAAIGVGNVFGSFLESALRNPGAADGQQGRLFIGFAAAELLGLLSFVVAMILIFVA, from the coding sequence ATGGAATTTGAAGCTGCCAAGATGGTCGGTGCCGGTCTCGCTGCAATCGGTGCCGGCATGGCCGCCATCGGTGTGGGTAACGTCTTCGGTTCGTTCCTCGAAAGCGCGCTGCGCAATCCCGGCGCTGCCGACGGCCAGCAGGGCCGCCTGTTCATCGGCTTCGCCGCTGCCGAGCTTCTCGGCCTGCTGTCGTTCGTCGTTGCCATGATCCTAATCTTCGTCGCCTAA